A window from Podospora bellae-mahoneyi strain CBS 112042 chromosome 1 map unlocalized CBS112042p_1, whole genome shotgun sequence encodes these proteins:
- the HRD3 gene encoding ERAD-associated protein (COG:M; COG:O; COG:T; EggNog:ENOG503NYAN), translating into MSSPAIQQSQNKQTTMDSAQIWLRPQAEGNSLTYKGAKNQETTDKQPGAELVHSAMTELRKLYQPLHHKAKRHQGVVSLILNFALKAVPTLRLTAPPAETSQPTPSLSGPLLHASKLLNEAARQNNSDALYILAEMNFYGNFSHPRNFKEAFDNYHKLALLNGNNSALYMMGLMYSTGIGGAVEADQARALLYYTFAANRGHTRAQMSLAYRHHAGIGTPKNCDVAVKYYKQVADKVIAWYRSGPPGGMRWIDEAHRIADELGGVYGEGASAYSAGRESVQKSPDSYASIEDIIEYLNLMSEKGDFKASFNLGRIYYEGQRGHEINLAEAKRYFYEVAQQYWVKGQQVQNPKPGLDKYAAKAAGYIGRMYMRGEGVDQNFIRAKYWFERGSYLKDSQSQYSLGLLYLNGYGVPVDVPKATEYFKAAAMQDYPYAEVALGALHLDQGGTDDLAAANHYFELAARWASIESYYYLGELNLLGVGREKSCSAALGYFKSVSERAEPLVSSWAEANLAYDDGDEELALLEYLGAAEQGYEKAQNNVAFMLDPEQSLLEIPQWLYRRAVKSPLLRNPRLALTYWTRSARQGNIDSLVKMGDYYLHGIGAEPDVDKALQCYQGASEYQQSAQAMYNLGWMHEHGVGLQQDYHLAKRHYDAAYEINEEAYLPVSLSLLKLRAKSAWNTFTNGAINSIRDEPVEKKHWSLREWINNFLQEENAAGQLYDDYYSDEYYDEATAGQNGAGQMPGGDGPDFDEDGVLDSLIIMGLVVSLAFLLLYRAQRQQRQEEARRREQEGGNIQPQQQPPPAGAAQAPFPQLGQPGFGGWGAGGWSLTREGLVVPGLKEYH; encoded by the exons ATGTCCTCACCGGCGATTCAGCAAAGCCAAAACAAGCAGACGACGATGGATTCCGCCCAGATATGGCTTCGGCCCCAAGCGGAGGGCAACAGCCTG ACATACAAGGGGGCCAAGAACCAAGAGACCACTGACAAGCAACCAGGCGCCGAACTCGTCCACTCCGCCATGACCGAACTACGAAAGCTATACCAGCCATTACATCACAAAGCAAAGAGACACCAGGGCGTTGTCAGCTTGATCCTGAACTTCGCTCTCAAAGCCGTCCCAACACTGCGGCTCACCGCACCCCCGGCCGAGACGTCGCAACCCACCCCGAGTCTCAGCGGACCGCTCCTACATGCATCTAAACTCCTCAATGAAGCTGCACGACAGAACAACTCGGACGCTCTGTACATTCTGGCCGAGATGAATTTCTATGGCAACTTTTCACACCCAAGGAACTTTAAGGAGGCCTTCGACAACTACCACAAGCTGGCACTGCTCAATGGGAACAACTCAGCCTTGTACATGATGGGGCTCATGTATTCGACTGGAattggtggtgctgtggaGGCAGACCAGGCTCGGGCACTCCTGTACTACACGTTCGCTGCGAATAGGGGTCACACGAGAGCGCAAATGTCACTAGCTTATCGACACCACGCAGGCATTGGGACACCGAAGAACTGTGACGTCGCTGTCAAGTACTACAAACAGGTTGCCGACAAGGTCATTGCGTGGTACCGGTCAGGACCGCCGGGCGGGATGCGCTGGATCGATGAAGCACACAGGATTGCCGACGAACTTGGAGGAGTGTATGGCGAAGGCGCCAGCGCGTACAGTGCCGGAAGGGAAAGCGTCCAGAAGTCGCCCGACTCTTATGCTTCGATCGAGGATATCATTGAGTATCTCAACCTGATGTCCGAAAAGGGCGACTTTAAAGCATCGTTCAATCTGGGTAGAATTTACTATGAGGGGCAGAGAGGCCACGAGATCAACTTGGCCGAGGCAAAGAGGTATTTCTATGAGGTTGCGCAGCAATACTGGGTTAAGGGCCAACAAGTCCAGAATCCCAAACCTGGGCTCGATAAGTATGCAGCCAAGGCGGCTGGATACATTGGACGTATGTATATGCGTGGAGAGGGCGTTGACCAGAACTTCATCCGAGCCAAGTACTGGTTCGAACGGGGCTCTTATCTCAAGGACTCCCAGTCACAGTACAGTCTCGGCCTGCTATACCTCAATGGATATGGAGTGCCTGTGGACGTCCCCAAAGCTACGGAATACTTCAAGGCGGCCGCGATGCAGGACTACCCCTATGCCGAAGTGGCGCTAGGTGCTCTTCATCTTGACCAAGGCGGTACCGATGACCTGGCGGCGGCCAACCACTACTTTGAACTTGCTGCCCGGTGGGCCAGCATCGAGTCATATTACTATCTCGGCGAGCTCAACCTTCTTGGGGTTGGCCGTGAGAAGTCGTGCAGCGCTGCGTTGGGTTATTTCAAGAGCGTGTCTGAAAGGGCTGAGCCTTTGGTGTCCTCCTGGGCCGAGGCTAACCTGGCCTatgacgacggcgacgaaGAACTTGCTCTGCTTGAGTATCTTGGCGCCGCTGAGCAGGGCTATGAAAAGGCACAGAACAACGTTGCATTTATGCTCGACCCTGAGCAATCACTCCTGGAGATCCCACAGTGGCTTTACCGTAGGGCTGTCAAGTCGCCCCTTCTTCGAAACCCCCGTCTCGCCCTGACGTACTGGACTCGCTCCGCCCGCCAGGGCAATATTGATTCTCTGGTCAAGATGGGGGATTACTATCTTCATGGGATCGGGGCAGAGCCAGATGTGGATAAGGCCCTGCAGTGCTACCAGGGTGCGTCAGAATACCAGCAGAGCGCGCAAGCCATGTACAACCTGGGCTGGATGCACGAGCACGGGGTCGGTCTCCAGCAGGACTACCACTTGGCCAAGAGACACTACGACGCAGCGTATGAGATCAATGAGGAGGCGTATTTGCCTGTGtcgttgagcttgttgaagttgagggcGAAGAGTGCGTGGAATACGTTCACTAACGGGGCGATCAACAGCATCAGGGATGAGCCAG TCGAGAAGAAGCACTGGTCACTCCGTGAGTGGATCAACAACTTCCTCCAAGAGGAGAATGCAGCGGGGCAGTTGTATGATGACTATTACTCGGACGAGTACTATGATGAGGCGACCGCCGGTCAGAACGGTGCCGGTCAGATGCCCGGGGGTGATGGGCCAgactttgacgaggatgGTGTGCTAGATAGCTTGATCATCATGGGCTTGGTTGTTTCACTGGCGTTCTTGTTGCTTTACCGGGCGCAGAGACAgcagaggcaggaggaggcgaggcgGAGAGAGCAGGAGGGTGGGAACATTcaaccgcaacaacaaccgccacctGCGGGTGCGGCCCAAGCACCATTTCCTCAGCTTGGGCAGCcggggtttgggggatggggggcaGGGGGTTGGTCATTGACTCGCGAGGGACTGGTAGTCCCAGGTTTGAAAGAATATCATTAG
- a CDS encoding uncharacterized protein (EggNog:ENOG503PXSN) — protein MKPTTKHHPILHFEPLSDSPIPILWDLLLACYAIRLTLLYALLTLLSHLILSPLPSSPITTLVSAALWTRYLTHRFQVPPAIGFRAAVGLLAGMIIFLMEELLSGLEYEMGYGGLKGLGGWVMAGVISMPVVMGLGEEGKEWWSRWEGKGLGFGTSY, from the coding sequence ATGAAACCgacaaccaaacaccaccccatcctccacttCGAACCCCTCTCCGACTcgcccatccccatcctctgggacctcctcctcgcctgtTACGCTATccgcctcaccctcctctacgccctcctaaccctcctttcccacctcatcctctcccccctcccctcctcccccatcacaacccTCGTATCAGCAGCCCTCTGGACACGCTACCTTACCCACCGGTTCCAAGTCCCCCCCGCAATTGGCTTCAGGGCCGCAGTTGGCCTCCTAGCAGGAATGATAATCTTCCTAATGGAGGAACTGCTCTCCGGGTTGGAGTACGAGATGGGATATGGGGGGTTAAAGGGTCTCGGGGGGTGGGTCATGGCTGGGGTTATCTCCATGCCTGTAGTTATGGGGTTGGGCGAAGAGGGTAAAGAATGGTGGAGCAGgtgggaaggaaaggggttggggttcgGGACGAGTTATTAG
- the rna1 gene encoding Ran GAP Rna1 (EggNog:ENOG503NW7Q; BUSCO:EOG09260KNI; COG:A; COG:T; COG:Y), with product MAPTNKVFSLEGKGLKLDTAEDLEPHIAELRAMEDVEEVHLLGNTLGVGACKLLGEVLATKKTLRVANLADIFTGRLLNEIPEALSSLLTSILNLPKLNTINLNDNAFGLNTQAPLVAFLAAHVPLQHLYLNNNGLGPHAGILIADALSELHAKKEEARKQGQDVPDLETVICGRNRLENGSMTAWAKTFSLHNKVKEIKMVQNGIRQEGISHLLSEGLRHTSELRVLDLQDNTFTLKGAKALAKVAPGWTELLELGVGDSLLSAKGSVLLGESLAQGKNRNLEILRLQYNDITAAGLKSLAEAAKEALPALKKIELNGNKFTEDDESVILLQELLEERKEKFGGDIVVEDDWGLDSLSDLEELDSDEEEEEEEEEEEVEERAEKLIKEAEEAQEEPVVQLKDKEVDELASKLSKATI from the exons ATGGCCCCCACCAACAAGGTCTTCTCCCTCGAGGGGAAAGGTCTGAAGCTGGACACGGCCGAGGACCTGGAGCCCCATATCGCCGAGCTTCGCGCCATGgaagatgtcgaggaggtccATCTGCTTGGTAACACACTCGGTGTCGGCGCATGCAAACTGCTTGGAGAGGTGCTTGCGACCAAGAAAACATTGCGC GTTGCCAACCTCGCCGATATCTTCACCGGTCGCCTCCTCAACGAAATCCCAGAGGccctttcctccctcctTACCTCCATCTTGAACctccccaagctcaacaccatcaacctcaacgaCAACGCTTTTGGCCTCAACACACAAGCGCCACTCgtcgccttcctcgccgcgCACGTCCCCTTGCAGCACCTttacctcaacaacaacggcctGGGCCCCCACGCCGGTATCCTGATCGCCGATGCGCTCTCGGAGCTCCACgcaaagaaggaggaggcgcgCAAGCAAGGACAAGATGTGCCCGACCTCGAGACAGTCATCTGCGGTCGCAACCGGTTGGAAAACGGCAGCATGACCGCCTGGGCCAAGACTTTCAGCCTGCACAACAAGGTCAAGGAAATCAAGATGGTTCAGAACGGCATTCGGCAAGAGGGTATTTCGCATCTGCTTAGCGAGGGTCTGCGTCACACTTCGGAGCTCAGAGTGCTGGACCTCCAGGACAACACATTCACCTTGAAGGGCGCCAAGGCTCTGGCCAAGGTTGCGCCCGGCTGGACTGAGCTTCTCGAGTTGGGCGTCGGCGACTCTCTTCTCAGCGCCAAGGGCAGTGTGCTTTTGGGCGAGTCCCTCGCTCAGGGCAAAAATAGGAACCTTGAGATTCTGCGCCTGCAGTACAACGACATTACCGCCGCTGGTCTCAAGAGCCTTGCCGAGGCTGCGAAGGAGGCTCTCCCCGCGCTCAAGAAGATTGAGCTCAACGGCAACAAGTTcaccgaggacgacgagTCGGTTATCCTCCTGCaggagctgttggaggagCGCAAGGAGAAGTTTGGCGGCGACATTGTCGTTGAGGACGACTGGGGTCTTGACAGCCTGAGCGATCTCGAGGAGCTGGAttctgatgaggaggaagaagaggaggaagaggaagaggaggttgaggagcgggccgagaagctcatcaaggaggccgaggaggctcAGGAGGAGCCAGTCGTCCagctcaaggacaaggaggtggacgagTTGGCGAGCAAGCTTTCCAAGGCTACGATCTAG
- a CDS encoding uncharacterized protein (EggNog:ENOG503NWZK; COG:S), with translation MARLSSPIDDDSGSPLSSMDSTDNEFPDRDAPEDIMEDAPPTKRLKTATGSVASPAFHKEASVDPDIDTVSQVSSDTDGDVPNSPINARQEEEEYAEQVTICHWEGCKAGDQGNMDNLVEHIHSDHIETRAKKYTCEWIGCTRKGMAHASGYALKAHMRSHTREKPFYCYLPECDRAFTRSDALAKHMRTVHQTEDLRPSDPVSKAHQTTGKSSKNLRIILKTPQSHAAGQDDAVDDSDVPYEDSEDMLTPLDEELFRPEEIAMPREKLFQLTKLQLKWAEEEGKRLEAELKEVGELYKQEWLEKEVLMEQVIRSEKDWFARKQAVLSGEADVVLTAPEAAANSVEDAQN, from the exons ATGGCGCGATTGAGCAGCCCGATCGACGACGACTCGGGctctcccctctcttccaTGGATTCCACCGACAACGAGTTTCCAGATCGCGACGCCCCCGAAGACATCATGGAGGacgcaccaccaaccaaacgGCTCAAGACGGCCACTGGCTCGGTAGCCTCGCCAGCATTTCACAAGGAGGCCAGCGTCGACCCAGACATTGATACTGTATCGCAAGTCTCCTCCGACACCGATGGCGACGTGCCAAACTCGCCCATCAATGCGcgccaagaggaagaagagtaTGCGGAACAGGTCACCATCTGCCATTGGGAGGGCTGCAAGGCTGGCGACCAGGGCAACATGGACAATCTGGTCGAACACATCCACAGCGATCATATCGAGACTCGAGCAAAGAAGTATACCTGTGAATGGATTGGATGCACTAGGAAGGGAATGGCCCATGCCAGTGGTTACGCTCTCAAAGCTCACATGCGAAGTCACACCAGGGAAAAGCCATTTTACTGCTATCTTCCAG AGTGTGATCGCGCCTTCACCCGCTCCGACGCCCTGGCCAAGCACATGCGAACAGTCCACCAGACAGAAGACCTCCGACCCTCAGATCCCGTCTCGAAGGCCCACCAAACCACGGGCAAGTCGAGCAAGAACCTCCGTATCATTCTCAAGACACCACAATCGCACGCTGCCGGCCAGGATGACGCGGTAGATGACAGCGATGTTCCCTACGAAGACTCCGAGGACATGCTCACACCCTTGGACGAAGAGCTGTTTAGGCCCGAGGAGATTGCTATGCCACGTGAGAAGCTATTCCAGCTAACTAAACTTCAGCTAAAGtgggccgaggaagaagggaaacGGCTCGAGGCTGAGCTCAAGGAAGTCGGTGAACTTTACAAACAGGAGtggctggagaaggaggttcTTATGGAGCAGGTCATACGGAGCGAGAAGGACTGGTTTGCTCGTAAACAGGCAGTGTTGTCGGGAGAGGCGGACGTGGTGTTGACGGCTCCTGAAGCCGCCGCAAATTCTGTCGAGGATGCGCAAAACTAG
- a CDS encoding uncharacterized protein (EggNog:ENOG503P1XQ) has product MDTPPSEMDKSTTFLHLTTLLYLLLQSLPLLLWPSLTTTILTPPNYYPPSSSDLVSTYLARTLALTNLTLAALLLALSGLLPLSPSPSPYSSAAVLITTLYHSATGVYSYTRYTTPRTSQPIHLLGCLASSFLACVGLYVLLFGDGKRLSRRTGADKATSGWPFRNKEADRKKKKKSG; this is encoded by the exons ATGGACACCCCACCCTCCGAAATGGAC AAGtcaaccaccttcctccacctcaccaccctcctctacctcctcctccaatccctccccctcctcctctggccCTCTTTAACAACAACCATCCTCACGCCCCCAAACTactaccccccctcctcttccgatCTCGTCTCAACCTACCTCGCCCGCACCCTCGCCCTAACAAACCTaaccctcgccgccctcctcctcgccctctccggcctcctccccttaagcccttccccatccccttaCTCCTCCGCCGCAGTCCTCATCACAACACTATACCACTCCGCCACGGGGGTATACTCCTACACCCGgtacaccaccccccgcacCTCCCAACCGATCCACCTCTTGGGCTGTCTAGCAAGCAGTTTTCTCGCTTGCGTAGGGCTCTACGTCCTCCTATTCGGAGATGGGAAAAGACTGAGCAGGCGGACCGGGGCGGATAAAGCTACCAGCGGGTGGCCTTTCAGGAATAAAGAGGCGGAtaggaagaagaagaagaagtcgggTTGA
- the NAR1 gene encoding Cytosolic Fe-S cluster assembly factor nar1 (BUSCO:EOG09261P7G; EggNog:ENOG503NX51; COG:Y) translates to MSAILSADDLNDFISPGVACIKPIETLPTAPPPQASESLEFEVILDGQQPSASQPAGPAQISLTDCLACSGCVTSAEAVLVSLQSHNEVLSLLDSAPSLALSQDGTTITTNLDGNPSSKLFVCSVSPQVLASLAAAIGNNTTQSQAANMITHLLSNPSLGLPSGGRHNNGFTYIVSTNRAREASLVLGADEVISSSSNDIKKPVLTSSCPGWVCYAEKTHPYVLPYLSKVKSPQALTGTLLKTTLSKTLNISPDRIWHLSIMPCFDKKLEASREELTDAVWNNTSNNPATTTTQKGIRDVDCVITTKEILMLAESRNINFFSLPKTPLPQTTPFPHKAMGDFLLPFSAPGKKNEQQSLSAGTSGGNLHYILHTLLSQNPGSTLTTTRGRNADVIEYSILSSSGEQIFKAARYYGFRNIQNLVRKLKPARPPRMPGGKPFGSARRPGKAAGATNALDFSYVEVMACPGGCTNGGGQLKVDDPIVLERMGFGGTENKPGPQEQKAWLEVVDEAYFSGDDEETSSSERTDDGLVVAGISPGYVRDVLRVWSELTSVPVEKLAYTTFREVVSDVGKTQTDTERVVQLAGKIGGGW, encoded by the coding sequence ATGTCAGCCATCCTCTCTGCCGACGACCTGAACGATTTCATATCCCCCGGCGTCGCTTGTATAAAACCGATCGAAACCCTTCCCAccgcgccaccaccacaagctTCCGAATCCCTCGAATTCGAAGTCATCCTCGACGGTCAGCAACCCTCTGCCTCACAACCCGCCGGCCCGGCGCAAATATCCCTCACCGACTGCCTAGCCTGCTCAGGCTGCGTAACCTCGGCCGAAGCCGTCCTCGTCTCCCTCCAATCCCACAATGaagtcctctccctcctggACTCAGCCCCCagcctcgccctctcccaagATGGCACCACCATaaccaccaacctcgacggaaacccctcctccaaactctTCGTCTGCTCAGTATCCCCCCAAGTCCtggcctccctcgccgccgcgataggaaacaacaccacccaatcccaagcagcaaacatgatcacccacctcctctccaacccctccctcggcctcccctcAGGCGGCAGACACAACAACGGCTTCACCTACATCGTCTCCACCAACCGTGCCCGCGAAGCCTCCCTAGTCCTAGGCGCCGACGAagtcatctcctcctcctccaacgacATCAAAAAACCAGTCCTAACCTCCAGCTGCCCAGGCTGGGTCTGCTACGCCGAAAAGACCCACCCCTACGTCCTCCCCTACCTCTCAAAAGTCAAATCCCCCCAGGCCCTCACCggcaccctcctcaaaacaaccctctccaaaacactcaacatctccccaGACAGGATATGGCACCTCTCCATAATGCCCTGCTTCgacaagaagctcgaggccAGCCGGGAAGAGCTCACCGATGCCGTCTGgaacaacacctccaacaacccagccacaaccacaactcAAAAAGGAATCAGAGACGTCGACTGCGtaatcaccaccaaagaaatCCTCATGCTCGCCGAGTCACGCAACATTAATTTCTTCTCTCTACCtaaaacccccctcccccaaaccacGCCCTTCCCTCACAAAGCCATGGGCGATTTccttttgcctttttccGCCCCGGGGAAGAAAAACGAACAGCAATCCCTTTCTGCGGGCACCTCCGGCGGAAATCTTCATTACATCCTCCACACgctcctctcccaaaaccccGGTTCAACTTTGACCACCACCCGAGGCCGCAATGCCGACGTAATAGAGTACTCGATTCTCTCCTCTTCGGGGGAACAAATCTTCAAAGCCGCCCGCTACTACGGCTTCCGCAACATCCAAAACCTCGTTCGGAAGCTCAAGCCCGCCAGACCCCCCCGCATGCCTGGAGGAAAACCGTTTGGTTCAGCTCGACGACCTGGAAAGGCCGCGGGAGCCACCAACGCGCTGGATTTCTCCTATGTCGAGGTGATGGCGTGTCCGGGGGGTTGCACCAACGGTGGTGGACAGCTCAAGGTGGACGACCCGATTGTCCTCGAGAGGATGGGTTTTGGTGGGACCGAAAACAAACCTGGGCCGCAGGAGCAAAAGGcttggttggaggtggtggatgaggcgTACTtttctggtgatgatgaggagacaTCATCATCTGAAAGGACAGATGATGGCCTCGTGGTGGCTGGGATATCACCCGGTTATGTTCGGGATGTGCTGAGGGTGTGGTCGGAGCTGACgtcggtgccggtggagAAGTTGGCGTATACCACCTTTCGGGAGGTGGTTAGTGATGTGGGAAAGACGCAGACTGACACTGAACGGGTGGTTCAGTTGGCGGGGAagattggtggtggttggtag
- a CDS encoding uncharacterized protein (EggNog:ENOG503P4JB), with protein MSKNRTPIPDAWDDDWAPQADRLSKTPAEPSPPPAPLSKAERRAKHLEEQRRLWESAEAPEPTPYLPITNPIPLSTPFKPPIQLLSRRPIPQKTLVRDPATGLEQLTITQPDDFDDEDPDTAAQKPETPQERKERQRRELEEKQRRYQEQRAKIFGDSNPSSGQSSPGTVTPPQAGNDGRGGGHRGRGGGGRGRGREGNGRGSNNGRNTNRQPQQQTTEPPSRELFDAEYSPKPPNRRGGGPSSQQPSRSHTPREEDQITRQPRGPDGSGRGGFGFAKRGATNG; from the exons ATGTCCAAAAACCgaacccccatccccgacGCCTGGGACGACGACTGGGCTCCCCAAGCCGACCgcctctccaaaaccccgGCcgaaccctcaccaccaccagcgccccTCTCCAAAGCCGAGCGTCGCGCGAAACACCTAGAGGAGCAGCGCAGGTTATGGGAGTCAGC TGAAGCCCCAGAACCAACCCCCTACCTCCCCATCACAAACCcaatccccctctccacccccttcaaaccccccatccagctcctctcccgccgccCAATCCCCCAGAAAACCCTCGTCCGCGATCCAGCCACCGGTCTCGAACaactcaccatcacccaacccGACGACTTCGACGACGAAGACCCCGACACGGCCGCCCAAAAGCCCGAAACCCCCCAAGAGCGCAAGGAGCGCCAGAGGAGAGAACTAGAGGAAAAGCAGCGCCGGTATCAAGAACAAAGAGCAAAGATCTTTGGGGACTCAAACCCTTCCTCTGGACAGTCATCCCCAGGGACGGTGACGCCCCCGCAGGCCGGGAATGAtggtaggggaggaggacatagaggacggggtggtggtgggaggggcagggggagggaagggaacGGGAGGGGCAGCAACAATGGGCGGAATACTAACCGgcaacctcagcagcagACAACTGAACCACCGTCGAGGGAGCTCTTCGACGCGGAATActcccccaaaccacccaaccGACGAGGCGGCGGCCCCTCctctcaacagcccagcCGCTCTCACACACCCCGTGAAGAAGACCAAATCACCCGCCAACCAAGAGGTCCAGACGgcagtggaagaggaggtttcGGTTTCGCCAAGCGAGGCGCAACCAACGGCTGA
- a CDS encoding uncharacterized protein (EggNog:ENOG503PWIA), whose translation MLLWLHLLLVELEKSTFSKLHIKVVPPHQFDTSLLCQDRKRPAFSLVSVRNSIQKPAMSTDLTMSDLPDLSTPPIQTPQHQHQHPPAGKPLASWNTPKFREEYENTRARLQHGDFSCSALPDPLAPRPAIATHSRFDPQTEERLKGVLRAAKESVQGGGSS comes from the exons ATGCTCCTCTggcttcaccttcttctcgtgGAGTTGGAAAAAAGTACATTTTCGAAATTACATATCAAAGTcgttcctcctcaccagTTTGATACGAGCCTGCTGTGTCAGGATCGGAAGAGACCTGCGTTCAGTCTAGTTTCGGTTCGAAATTCAATACAAAAGCCAGCCATGTCCACCGATTTGACCATGTCCGACTTGCCGGACCTCAGCACACCCCCAATCCAGActcctcagcatcaacatcagcacCCCCCGGCCGGGAAGCCGCTGGCGTCGTGGAATACACCCAAGTTCAGGGAAGAGTATGAGAATACCAGAGCTCGGCTTCAGCATGGTGATTTCAGTTGTT CTGCTCTCCCTGATCCGCTTGCTCCTCGTCCAGCCATAGCAACCCACAGTCGGTTTGATCCCCAGACGGAGGAGAGGCTGAAGGGTGTTCTCAGAGCTGCAAAGGAGTCTGTtcaaggtggtggtagtTCATGA